Below is a genomic region from Persicimonas caeni.
AGCGTGCTCCCCTCGGCGAGCTCGGCGTCGTCCTCGGTCAAGTGGATGGTGATCTCGGTGCCGCGATTGGGCTTCTCGATGGGCTCGATGACGTACTCGCCCTCGCCTTTCGACTCCCAGCGCACGCCTTCTGACGCATCCAGGCCGGCGCGGCGAGTGCGAAGCTCGACGTTGTCGGCGACCATGAACGCCGAGTAGAAGCCCACGCCGAATTGGCCGATGAGCATGGCGTCGTTCTTCTCGTCGCCCGACAGGGCCTCGATGAACTCGCGGGTGCCGCTTTTGGCGATCGTTCCGATATTCTCGGTCACCTCGTCGCGGCTCATGCCGATGCCGTTGTCGGCGATGGTGATCGTCTTGGCGTCGGCGTCGTAGGTGACCCGAATCTTCAGATCGGTGTCCCCCTCGAAGAGCTCTTCGTCCTCGAGCGCGGCGAAGCGCAGCCGGTCAATGGCGTCCGACGCGTTCGAGATGAGCTCGCGCAAAAAGATCTCTTTGTTGCTGTAGACCGAATGAATCATCAGCTTCAGAAGCTGGCTGACCTCGGCCTCGAACTGCTTGACCTGCTTCGTCTCACTCATGATTTCGTACTCCTGTACTCCATGGGGTGCGGTTCCAGAACTGGGTTTTTGCGCGCCACAAGATAGGCAACGAAGCGCATATGTCCAGCGTCCCGGGCCGCTCACTTTTGTCGCCTCGGCGTTTCGGTATAATGCCGCCTGTCTCGAACAGCTCGATTCCGCCGAGGATGGCTATGCCGTACCGCAAGACTGGACTGCTCGCCGTTGGTTTGTTCTTTGTCGTGTCTGCCGCAGGCTGCGGCCCCGACCGCTTTAACGGCGCCGGATGCACCTCCGACGACGACTGCCGACTGGGCCGCGTCTGCGCCGAAGGCATGTGCGTCGACCCGAGCACGCTCGACCAGTTCATCGACCCCGCGCCCTTTGTCGGCGGATGGGATATGCGCGTCTCTGGCACCTTGGTCGAGCCCGACGGGCGCACGCTCGAACTCGAGAACCAAGCCTTCACCGTCGATATTTTGGCAGGCACCGAGGAATCTGACTCCGACCTCATCGTCGAAGTCGGCTTCTGCTCGCTGCCCGCCGACCTCACCAGTGAGAGCACTTTCGAGCTGCTCGACCGCCCCTGCGAGGTGAGCCGCGACGAGACGACGGCGACCTACCAGATTATCCGGGGAAGCGGGACGCTCTCGCAGGAGGGGCAACTCAACTTCACCTACACCGGCGACGCCGAAATCAACACACCGGGCCAGCCGAACCAGAGCTCGAGCTTCGACCTCGTCTTCGAAGGCTCGCAGCCATAGCCCCACAGCTTTCTTTAGTCGCGGCGCGCTTTCGGTATAATGCGCCGCGTCACCCAAATAATGTTCGTTCCGAGGTTGGCTGTGCTCTCCCCCAAGTCTGGTCTATTCGCCTTATTCATCGCCACCGGTTCTCTGCTGCTCGCTTCTGGCTGCGGTGTCGACCGCTTCAATGACGCAGGCTGCGTCTCCGACGAGGAGTGCCGATTCAGCCGCATCTGCTTTGAAGGCACGTGCGTCGACCCCAGCGGCGTCGATCAACCCGTCGAGCCCGATGCCGGACCCGACGCGGACGCCGACGTCGACGATCCCGAGCCGGACACGCCGACGGAGCTCAATTTCATGGGTCAGTGGGAGACCAACGCGACCGGACAGGTCACCCAGCCCGACGGTCGCGTCGAGGAAGTCGACGAAGATCGCGTCATCGTCGATATCCGCGAGGGAATCGACTCGGATTTGACCATCCGTATGCTCGACGCCGAAGGGTTCTGCCCGCTGCAGGCCAGAATCCTCGACGCCAACTCCTTCGAGTTGCTCGACGTGGGCTGCATCAGCGACCAGGGTGACTTCATCATGACCTACGAAGATGTCATTGGGCGAGGCCAAGTGAACCAAGAGGGCATCTTCAACATGACCCTGCAGGCGACAGTGGTCGGTGAAATGGAAGGCCAGCCCGCCTTCAATGCCTACCTCGATATCGCGTTCATCGAAGGTGAACGCCGCTGAGTTGCCTCCTCGCGCACACTTAGGCCCCGAACACCAAAAGGCCCCGAACACAAAAAAGCGCTGCGCAGGAATCTCCCTGCGCGGCGCTTTTCGTTTTCTCACCAGACGTCTTCGAAGGCTTTCGCCTTAGGCGCTCAGCGTCTCGGTAATCTTCTCGGCAGGCACGTGCCCGTCACGCACGACCTTGACCTCACCATTCTTGACCTCGACGACGGTCGAAGACGGCCCGGCGTTCAGATCACCGGCGTCGATGAATAGTCCGATCCGACCGAAGAAATTCTGACGAATCTGCGCCGGCGACGTCTCGCCGTGCTTGTTCTCTTTGTTGGCGCTCGACACGTAAATCGGCCGGCCCAGCTTCTCGACAATCTTGTGGCAGAACTCGTCGTCGGGGATTCGAATACCGACCTTGCCGGTCGCCTTGACCAAGATCTTTCGCACGTCCCGCGGGAGATCGCGCCGCGCGTCGAACCGGATGGTGAGCGGCCCGGGCCAGAGCGATTTGATGAGTTGGCGAGCCTTCGGGTCGATGTCGTCGGCGACGTCGTCGAGCATCTTCTCGTCGGCGACGAACACGAGTGACGGCGCCTTGGAGACGCGTCGTTTGGCCTGCATGACGCCCATGACCGCGGCCTCGTCGGCCAAGTCGGCGATCAGTCGATACTTGCCGTTGCACGGCAGGCAGACCACGCCGCCGTCCTCGAGGACGTTGACGATGTGTTGGAGCTTGTCGGAAGAATTGGTGGCTTCGTCGTACTTGATGATGTCCACGTGCGATCCGTCTGGAAGGGAAGGATTGGAACGGGCTCTCGTTACACGCTACCTCAGTATACGACTTTGTCTGCGGATTTCCATTCAGGACCTCATC
It encodes:
- a CDS encoding L-threonylcarbamoyladenylate synthase gives rise to the protein MDIIKYDEATNSSDKLQHIVNVLEDGGVVCLPCNGKYRLIADLADEAAVMGVMQAKRRVSKAPSLVFVADEKMLDDVADDIDPKARQLIKSLWPGPLTIRFDARRDLPRDVRKILVKATGKVGIRIPDDEFCHKIVEKLGRPIYVSSANKENKHGETSPAQIRQNFFGRIGLFIDAGDLNAGPSSTVVEVKNGEVKVVRDGHVPAEKITETLSA